One Pseudonocardia sediminis DNA window includes the following coding sequences:
- a CDS encoding AI-2E family transporter, with protein sequence MPDDTGPPPGPAPSGPAPSGPAPSGPTPSLGVPAPRRPAVPTPLRVASEVCARLLVLAFGLAVLVFLVIQLRVVVIPVAIAVLLAALLAPLVHWLTAHRVPRGPATVIVLVGGLALLGALMTFVVNTLVSGFSGLAGQLGTAVESMQRLLTASPFNLQLESLQDLPAQLGRTLQANQQAFTSGALSTAATVTEVLAGFALALFSLIFLLYDGRRIWGFVQKLAPAARRARVDVAGRRAFASLVGYTRATVLVAIVDATGIGIGLWIVGVPLAFPLAALVFLGAFVPTVGAVVTGFIAVLIALVANGIVPALIVLAIVIGVQQLEGHVLQPLLLGRAVALHPLAVTLAVAAGVVVAGIAGALLAVPLLAVLTSAVRSLAAAHEPDASEVDALDPAQGHPPEVPVPAVAPGSSTEPLTGSAAAPAAPGAGSGDRGQSDACDT encoded by the coding sequence ATGCCCGACGACACCGGCCCGCCTCCCGGCCCCGCACCGTCCGGCCCCGCACCGTCCGGCCCCGCACCGTCCGGCCCCACCCCGTCGCTCGGAGTTCCCGCCCCTCGCCGTCCGGCCGTCCCGACGCCGTTGCGGGTCGCCTCGGAGGTCTGCGCGCGGCTGCTGGTGCTCGCGTTCGGTCTCGCCGTGCTCGTGTTCCTGGTGATCCAGCTACGGGTGGTCGTCATCCCGGTCGCGATCGCCGTCCTGCTCGCGGCGCTGCTCGCCCCGCTCGTGCACTGGCTGACCGCGCACCGCGTCCCGCGCGGCCCGGCCACGGTGATCGTCCTGGTGGGCGGGCTGGCCCTGCTCGGCGCGCTGATGACGTTCGTGGTGAACACCCTGGTCAGTGGCTTCTCCGGGTTGGCCGGCCAGTTGGGCACCGCCGTGGAGTCGATGCAGCGCCTGCTCACCGCATCGCCGTTCAACCTGCAACTGGAGAGCCTGCAGGACCTCCCCGCCCAGCTCGGCCGGACCCTGCAGGCCAACCAGCAGGCCTTCACCTCCGGAGCGCTGAGCACGGCGGCGACGGTGACCGAGGTGCTCGCCGGGTTCGCGCTCGCGCTGTTCAGCCTGATCTTCCTGCTCTACGACGGACGGCGGATCTGGGGCTTCGTGCAGAAGCTCGCACCGGCCGCGCGGCGGGCCCGGGTCGACGTGGCCGGCCGGCGGGCGTTCGCCTCGCTCGTCGGCTACACCCGCGCGACGGTGCTGGTGGCGATCGTCGACGCGACCGGCATCGGGATCGGACTGTGGATCGTCGGGGTGCCGCTGGCGTTCCCGCTGGCCGCACTGGTGTTCCTGGGCGCGTTCGTGCCGACCGTCGGTGCCGTCGTCACCGGTTTCATCGCGGTGCTGATCGCGCTGGTCGCGAACGGCATCGTCCCGGCGCTGATCGTCCTGGCCATCGTGATCGGCGTGCAGCAGCTCGAGGGCCACGTGCTGCAGCCGCTGCTGCTGGGCCGCGCGGTGGCGCTGCACCCCCTGGCCGTGACTCTCGCCGTCGCCGCGGGGGTGGTCGTCGCCGGGATCGCCGGGGCGCTGCTGGCGGTGCCGCTGCTGGCCGTGCTGACGTCGGCGGTGCGGTCGCTGGCCGCGGCACACGAGCCGGACGCGTCCGAGGTGGACGCTCTCGACCCGGCCCAGGGTCATCCGCCGGAGGTCCCGGTACCGGCGGTGGCCCCGGGGTCGTCCACGGAGCCACTCACAGGGTCGGCGGCGGCACCGGCGGCACCGGGCGCCGGGTCCGGCGACAGGGGACAATCGGACGCGTGCGATACCTGA